The Flavobacteriales bacterium genome contains the following window.
TTTTTCCCACTCTTATTTTGGGAAGATTTGATGGGTGAATTTATGGGGTATATACCGATGACTCTAATCATAGTCTTGGGTTCTTCTTTGTTTGTTGCTTTAGTGATAAACCCTGTCTTTGCTTCTCAGTTTGTAAAAAATGACTTACGTACATTACCCAATAAAAAGAAACTTAAAAAGACGTCTATATATGCGGCGGTCTTGGCTTTGGTATTCTACATAATGGGGGCAAAAATATGGGGCTCTTTAGCCTTAGTATTTGCGGTATTAAATTTGGTCAATGGGCTTTACTTTACCCCAATGTCACATACCTTTCAGGATAAGTTTTTGGTTCGCTTAGAAAATAGATATTCAAGAATTTTGAACTGGGCTTTAAAAGGCAGACAGCCATTAAAATTGTTAGCAGGAACATTTGGCTTATTGATATTTTCTATTGTGTTTTTTGTTCTGATGAAACCCAATGTGGAGTTTTTCCCTGTCAATGAGCCCAAATACATCAATGTATTTTTGGAGATGCCTGAAGCTACCGATGTGGTGGCAACGGACTCTTTAGCACGAATTGTGGAAGAAAGAGTGATCGATGTTTTGGAGCCATACGAGCATGCTGTTTCTTCGGTATTGACTAATGTTGGAGCAGGAACTTCTGACCCCAATGAAATGGGAGGTGCAACAGGAAATACCCCGAACAAAGCGAGGATAACCATTAATTTTGTGGAGTTTAAATATAGAGATGGTGTCATTACTGGTGATGTAATGAAAGAACTATCGGCTTCTTTGGTCGGTATTCCCGGTGTAGATATTAGCGTGGATAAAAATAGAGATGGACCACCTATGGGTCGCCCTATCAATATGGAAATATCTGGCGATAACTTTGATCAATTGCTATTGATTTCTGAAGAAATACAACAAATTATTGAGAATGAGAAAATAGCTGGTATCGAAGGCCTAAAAGTGGATTTAGAAATGAACAAAGCTGAAATGCTGGTGAACATTGACCGTGATATGGCTCGCCGTTTAGGGATATCTACTGCTCAAGTAGGTTCAACCATAAGAACAGCTCTTTTTGGTAAGGAAGTCTCTAAGTTCAAAGACGGAGAAGACGAATACCCTATAACGATAAGACTAGCTGACAAATACAGGTACAACGTGTCTTCCTTGATGAACCAGCGCATTACATTTAGAAGTCAATCGAACGGTAGAATAATGCAAATCCCCGTTTCCTCGGTTGCGGACTACACCTACAACAATACCTACGGATCGGTCAATAGAAAGGATATGAAACGTCAAGTGACTATTTATTCTAATGTGATTGAAGGCTACAACGAGAACGCTATTAACGATCAGTTGAAGAAATTATTAGCAGACTATCCAATGCCTGAAAGTTACGACTTGCAGTTTACTGGAAAGCAGCAAGAGCAACAGCAATCGCAAGACTTTTTATCCAAAGCCTTAATGATAGCGGTAGCATTAATTACTCTTATTTTGGTTTCACAGTTTAACTCAGCTTTTAAGCCCATAATTATTATTATGACGGTGCTATTCAGTACCATAGGCGTATTCTTAGGATTGGCCATTTTCAATATGGACTTTGTGATTATCATGACAGGTATAGGTATCGTTTCACTAGCAGGTATAGTCGTTAATAATGCCATAGTATTGATAGATTACATTGACTTATTGAAGAGTCGTAAAAGAGAAGATTTGGGCTTGGAAGAAAACGCTACACTGGACGCTAAATCAGCAATTGAATGTATCAAAGAAGCGGGTCAAAAACGTCTAAGGCCGGTATTACTGACAGCTATCACAACCGTATTAGGTCTTTTGCCTCTAGCAACAGGAATGAACATCAATTTCACCACTTTATTAACGGAGTTTAACCCTCAAATTTTCTTTGGAGGAGATAACGCATTATTCTGGGGACCAATGGCATGGACAGTTATTTTTGGATTGACCTTTGCAACATTTTTAACTCTAGTTATAGTACCTGT
Protein-coding sequences here:
- a CDS encoding efflux RND transporter permease subunit, whose amino-acid sequence is MSNRSFKITNLSLKNKTTVFILTALLTLFGIFSYNSMPKSLYPDIVMPTIMVQTIYPGNSPADIENLITRPLEKEIKSVKGLKKLTSTSVQDNSSVIVEFNTDVELKVALQDVKDAVDKAKSDLPSDLDMDPMVMDIDFSEFPILNINLSGDFSLDELKIHAEYLQDEIEAFSEISKVEITGLLDKEIKVEVDLHRMEMSQVSFRDIEDAIAFENTSIAGGDVLIGDTRRMVRTSAEFTSADEIANIIVKHEKGNIVYLKDIATVTDGYEDRESYARLDTQPVVSLNVVKKSGENLLVATEKIMSLLATSKQTKVLPDNLTISITNDQSEQTRDQLSNLENSIIFGVILVVLVLLFFLGLRNALFVGMAIPLSMFISFVILGGMGTTMNMVVLFALILALGMLVDNAIVVIENIDRLYRKEGLSKMEAAKQGVGEIAVAIISSTLTTLAAFFPLLFWEDLMGEFMGYIPMTLIIVLGSSLFVALVINPVFASQFVKNDLRTLPNKKKLKKTSIYAAVLALVFYIMGAKIWGSLALVFAVLNLVNGLYFTPMSHTFQDKFLVRLENRYSRILNWALKGRQPLKLLAGTFGLLIFSIVFFVLMKPNVEFFPVNEPKYINVFLEMPEATDVVATDSLARIVEERVIDVLEPYEHAVSSVLTNVGAGTSDPNEMGGATGNTPNKARITINFVEFKYRDGVITGDVMKELSASLVGIPGVDISVDKNRDGPPMGRPINMEISGDNFDQLLLISEEIQQIIENEKIAGIEGLKVDLEMNKAEMLVNIDRDMARRLGISTAQVGSTIRTALFGKEVSKFKDGEDEYPITIRLADKYRYNVSSLMNQRITFRSQSNGRIMQIPVSSVADYTYNNTYGSVNRKDMKRQVTIYSNVIEGYNENAINDQLKKLLADYPMPESYDLQFTGKQQEQQQSQDFLSKALMIAVALITLILVSQFNSAFKPIIIIMTVLFSTIGVFLGLAIFNMDFVIIMTGIGIVSLAGIVVNNAIVLIDYIDLLKSRKREDLGLEENATLDAKSAIECIKEAGQKRLRPVLLTAITTVLGLLPLATGMNINFTTLLTEFNPQIFFGGDNALFWGPMAWTVIFGLTFATFLTLVIVPVMYLLVDKLKNKIVGTR